One window of the Pedobacter ginsengisoli genome contains the following:
- a CDS encoding ABC transporter permease: MFRLNLKIALRNLWRNSTSSVINITGLAIGLASCLLLLLYVNYEWNFDRQFKDADKVYQVMINFQDASGKITSTGTEPGNGIHSAIKSRIPEVDVVARIVKGGNTLIANGRTSFKKAAMCADPEILKIFNYEFIAGNPATALDVPNSVVITEQTAKLLFGGVNVLNKSIKWDNSRDLTITGVIKDFPANTSIKFDYILPWSFLEQIYDGARNWNWGDFSWPVMVKVNDPSKVDLINSKIKGLFNERSQNTKAENFIFPFAKTHLYSKFVNGKSAGGDIEKIYLFIGLAFGILFIACINFMNMATAKSERRAKEVGIKKTIGATRASVIIQFLTEAMVLTLGSVLLAIATVELTLPMFNNLLGIELTIDYGNILCWLVISGVIILTGLLSGLYPSLFLSAFNPVQTLKRKAARAKAVPVNLRQVLVVGQFCFAIMLIIATLVIYKQIDFIKNRPIGFDANLLAELPQEGELSGKFEVFKTEVLKAGAVTAVSQAAGSLSSVSNWFSGFEWPNRPQGGQDIVFNRLETTYGFVKTSGVKLIAGRDFSKDFASDTEGVLLSSSAVKVMNLQNPVGTKVKLNGNDLHVIGVFKDFIWDSPYQAQKPLVINFNRNAGYRIHLRLNPANSLSRNVELISAVAKRLNPAYPVDIKFMDQLYAQKLQSEKILGILANLFGGIAIFISCMGLYGLVAYSAEQRTKEFGVRRVLGASVGNIMSLLSVSFLKMVFAAACIGVPLAYYLMTKWLTNFELRTSISIAVILIAIAGTTVIAFLTVSFQAYKAAKANPAHALKYE, translated from the coding sequence ATGTTCAGACTCAATTTAAAAATCGCTTTGCGAAACCTCTGGAGAAATAGTACTTCTTCTGTGATTAATATTACTGGTTTGGCAATAGGATTGGCATCCTGCCTTTTATTGCTATTGTATGTGAACTATGAATGGAATTTTGACAGGCAATTCAAAGACGCCGACAAGGTTTATCAGGTAATGATCAATTTTCAGGATGCATCAGGAAAAATCACCAGTACGGGTACTGAGCCTGGGAATGGCATCCACAGCGCCATTAAAAGTCGCATTCCAGAAGTGGATGTGGTAGCACGCATCGTGAAAGGTGGCAATACGCTCATTGCCAATGGCAGAACAAGCTTCAAAAAGGCTGCAATGTGTGCAGATCCTGAAATACTTAAAATATTTAATTATGAATTTATAGCTGGTAATCCCGCTACAGCGCTTGATGTACCCAATTCTGTTGTCATCACGGAACAGACCGCAAAGCTTTTGTTTGGTGGGGTTAACGTGCTGAACAAAAGCATAAAATGGGACAACAGTAGAGACCTGACGATCACAGGTGTGATCAAAGACTTTCCGGCTAATACTTCCATTAAGTTCGATTATATCTTGCCCTGGTCTTTCCTGGAACAGATATACGATGGTGCAAGAAATTGGAATTGGGGCGACTTTAGCTGGCCTGTGATGGTAAAAGTAAACGACCCCTCAAAAGTTGATTTGATTAACAGCAAGATCAAAGGCCTGTTTAATGAGAGAAGCCAGAACACCAAAGCAGAGAATTTCATATTTCCATTCGCTAAAACGCACCTATATAGCAAATTCGTTAACGGAAAAAGTGCTGGGGGTGACATAGAGAAAATCTACCTGTTCATTGGCCTGGCCTTTGGTATCTTGTTTATTGCCTGCATCAATTTTATGAATATGGCAACTGCCAAATCCGAACGCAGGGCAAAGGAAGTGGGTATCAAAAAGACCATTGGTGCCACAAGGGCTTCGGTAATAATACAGTTCCTTACCGAAGCGATGGTGCTAACATTAGGAAGTGTATTACTGGCCATAGCCACTGTAGAACTTACTTTGCCTATGTTCAATAATTTGTTGGGTATAGAACTCACTATAGACTATGGTAATATCTTGTGTTGGCTGGTCATTTCTGGCGTGATAATACTAACTGGTTTGTTGTCAGGTCTATACCCCTCGCTGTTCCTCTCTGCTTTTAACCCTGTCCAAACTTTAAAAAGAAAGGCCGCAAGGGCAAAGGCAGTCCCCGTGAATTTGAGGCAGGTATTGGTTGTGGGGCAGTTTTGCTTCGCCATTATGCTGATCATCGCTACCCTGGTGATCTACAAACAGATCGACTTCATTAAAAACAGGCCGATTGGCTTCGATGCAAATCTGTTGGCAGAATTGCCGCAGGAAGGCGAACTCTCGGGCAAATTTGAAGTCTTCAAAACAGAAGTTTTAAAAGCAGGAGCCGTTACCGCCGTAAGCCAGGCAGCCGGTAGTCTTTCAAGCGTAAGTAACTGGTTTTCGGGTTTTGAATGGCCCAACAGGCCTCAGGGAGGACAGGATATTGTTTTTAACCGTTTAGAAACCACTTATGGTTTTGTGAAGACCAGTGGCGTGAAGCTAATTGCAGGGCGTGATTTTTCTAAAGACTTTGCCTCTGATACTGAAGGGGTTCTGCTCAGTAGCTCAGCGGTAAAAGTAATGAACCTGCAAAACCCGGTGGGCACAAAGGTGAAACTTAATGGCAATGATTTGCATGTAATAGGGGTGTTCAAAGATTTCATCTGGGATTCGCCTTATCAGGCTCAAAAACCACTTGTCATCAACTTCAACAGAAACGCGGGTTATAGGATCCACTTGCGTTTAAATCCGGCCAACAGTTTGAGCCGGAATGTGGAACTGATCTCAGCTGTTGCAAAAAGACTGAATCCGGCTTATCCGGTCGACATTAAGTTTATGGATCAGCTGTACGCCCAAAAACTGCAGTCTGAAAAGATACTGGGCATACTGGCCAACCTGTTTGGCGGCATCGCTATATTTATTTCCTGCATGGGGCTTTATGGCCTGGTGGCTTACAGTGCAGAACAGCGTACAAAGGAATTTGGTGTGCGCCGTGTATTGGGTGCGTCAGTAGGCAATATCATGAGCTTGCTGTCTGTTTCGTTCCTGAAAATGGTATTTGCAGCTGCTTGTATTGGCGTGCCTTTGGCTTATTACCTGATGACCAAATGGCTCACTAATTTTGAACTCCGGACAAGTATATCAATTGCGGTGATATTGATAGCAATAGCAGGTACTACAGTCATTGCATTTCTGACGGTCAGTTTTCAGGCGTACAAGGCTGCAAAGGCCAATCCTGCTCATGCGCTGAAATATGAATAA
- a CDS encoding glycoside hydrolase family 2 TIM barrel-domain containing protein, with translation MRNLRTYYLALCLFGLTFQSCVQKPADQTSQTDQKPREIWPVEKANKWYEQWGWLRGSDFIPSTAINQLEMWQKETFDPTTIDKELGYAEGIGMNSMRVYLHHAAWQQDKEGFKGRVKEYLDIADKHHISTLFVLFDDCWNPTYKTGKQPEPKLGIHNSGWVRDPGDLYYQDSTLVDTLEVYVKDILTTFKDDKRIVLWDLYNEPGNSDYGNKSMDLLKKVFEWGRTVNPSQPLSVGVWKLSLKELSDYQIQNSDVTTYHNYGDVKDHEKWIDTLRSVSKRPLICTEYMARSRNSLFSNIMPILKKENIGAYNWGLVAGKTNTMYAWDTPMPDGKEPKLWFHDIFRKDGSPYKKAEIDSIKMLTGKQ, from the coding sequence ATGAGAAACCTAAGAACCTATTATTTGGCGTTATGCTTGTTTGGACTCACGTTTCAGTCCTGCGTGCAAAAACCAGCCGATCAAACATCACAAACAGACCAAAAGCCAAGAGAAATATGGCCAGTAGAAAAGGCCAACAAATGGTATGAGCAATGGGGCTGGTTAAGAGGTAGTGATTTTATACCAAGCACTGCAATTAATCAATTAGAAATGTGGCAAAAGGAAACTTTTGACCCAACAACTATCGACAAAGAACTTGGTTATGCCGAAGGAATTGGAATGAATTCAATGCGTGTTTACCTGCACCATGCCGCCTGGCAACAAGATAAAGAAGGCTTTAAAGGAAGAGTAAAGGAGTATCTTGATATCGCTGATAAACATCATATTTCGACCTTATTTGTGTTATTTGATGATTGCTGGAACCCAACTTATAAAACAGGAAAACAACCTGAACCAAAGCTTGGTATTCATAATTCTGGTTGGGTAAGGGACCCGGGAGATCTATATTATCAGGATTCGACCCTTGTAGATACGCTTGAAGTTTATGTTAAAGACATTTTAACCACCTTTAAAGACGATAAACGCATTGTACTTTGGGATCTTTATAACGAACCAGGAAATTCAGACTATGGCAACAAGAGTATGGATTTGCTAAAAAAAGTATTTGAATGGGGCCGTACAGTTAATCCTAGTCAGCCGCTTTCTGTAGGTGTTTGGAAACTTAGCCTTAAAGAACTTTCAGATTACCAGATTCAAAATTCAGATGTAACCACTTACCATAATTATGGCGATGTTAAAGACCATGAAAAATGGATTGATACACTTAGAAGTGTTTCTAAACGCCCGCTTATCTGTACTGAATATATGGCCAGATCAAGAAACAGTTTATTCAGTAACATAATGCCTATTCTTAAAAAGGAAAATATTGGCGCTTATAACTGGGGCTTAGTTGCAGGAAAAACCAACACCATGTATGCCTGGGATACCCCAATGCCTGATGGTAAAGAACCTAAACTATGGTTTCATGATATCTTTAGAAAAGACGGAAGCCCTTATAAAAAAGCAGAAATTGATTCTATAAAAATGCTTACCGGAAAGCAGTAA